Within the Deltaproteobacteria bacterium genome, the region TCGTTGCCGTGGCAGTTTTGTACCGCTCGCGAGTACGCCGTCCCGTCGTCGCCGGCGTGGGACCGTCGATTGTTCGCGTGGTTCCGATCGCCAGGGGCCGGTCTCCCGCCTGGCATGGCAGTTGCTGCCGGGCATGGGAGATGGCCGAGCCTGCCCCGCGCAAACCGCCGCTCGAGCGCACCGAGGCGCGCTGCGCGGCCGCCGTCTACGTGACCCTCGCGGTGGCGATCGCGCTCGTTGCGCTCGCGGTACGAGGCGCCTGGGTGCCCTGGGCGACCTTGCTGCTCCTGCCGATCTTCGTGGCCGCGCTCGCCGATGCGACGCGCACGACGACGACGGTCTGGCGGGACTGGCGGGCGTACGAGCTCGGCGTGAACGTCAAGCGCGCGCTCGCGGCGCTGCGTCCCGCGTACCGTGTCGTGACGCGCGGACCGACGCTCGTCGAACGCGATCGCCACGTCGCGATCGGGCCGAACGGCGTGTTCCTCATCTTGTCGAGCGACGACGGCGGACGGGTGACTGCGTCCGACCAGCGGCTCTTCGTGAACGCGCGTCTCCCGTGGCGGAACCTCGTGGAGGATTGTCGCGTCGAGGCGCTGCGCGTCGCCGATCGAGCGCAACGCGCGCTCGGACGGCCGGTGCCGGTGCATGCGGTGTTGTGCTTCACGCGCGCCCTCGTCGCCGTCGGGCAGGAGATCCGGGGCGTGAAGATCGTCCAGGTGCCGCGGCTCGCGCGCCTGATCGAAAGCGTCGCCACACCGACGTCGCTCAGCGAGCAGGACGTCGAGGCGGTACGCGCGGCACTCGCGGCGACGGCGCCCGCGGCCCCCGCGCGCAAGATTTTCCGTTTGACGCCGCGACCAGCGGCCACGCGGAACGAGCGTCCGTCGACGCTCGTCGGGAGGCCATCGAGACCGCATCACAGTCTCTCGTAGCGCGGCGTTCGTAGCTGCAAGTATCGCTTGCAATGCGAAAATCGAGTTGCTAGGAGGGCGCGCAGTCGTGAGGTGAAGGTAGTACGTCCGTGGAGCGGCCGTGGCGAAACTTGCCGCGGCTTTGTCTTATGGCAGCGAATCTTCCCTCGATGACGAGTTTAACGGACGAAAGGAGGGGAGATTATGGCAATCGGTCACGTGAAGTGGTTCAACCCCGAGAAGGGCTTCGGGTTCATCCGCCAAGAGAACGGCGAGGACGTGTTCGTGCACTACTCGGCGATCTCGGGCGAGGGGTTCCGGACGCTCGAAGAGGGTCAGAAGGTCGAGTTCGAGATCACCAAGGGCCCGAAGGGTCTGCAGGCCTCCAACGTCACCAAGGCTGCGTAAGGCGCTCGCGCCCACGCGCTGACCAATCCAGTACGGCCCCGGGAGCTTCGGCTCCCGGGGCTTTTTCGTTGGGGGGCGCGAAGAGGCAGCCATTGCGAGAGGAGACATCCCATGGACGCGAAGACCGGCGCGCGTGAGCGTCTCGAGACCCGGCGCGAGGCGTTGATCGCGCTCAGCCATCGCATCCACGCGCACCCCGAGGTGGGGTTCGAGGAGGAGCGCGCGGCCGGTTGGCTTTGCGACGACCTCGCCGCGGCCGGCTTCGAGGTCACGCGCGGCGTCGGGGAGCTGCCGACCGCGTTCGTGGCGCGCGCGGGAAGCGGTCCGCTGCACGTCGCATTCTGCGCGGAGTACGATGCGCTTCCCGGCATCGGCCATGCCTGCGGCCACAACATGATCGCCGCGATGGCGGTCGGCGCCGCGTCGGCGGCCGCGCGGATCGCCGACGATGTCGGCTTGACGGTGAGCGTGATCGGGACGCCCGCCGAGGAGGGTGGCGGCGGCAAGATCCTGCTCCTCGACCGCGGCGCCTTCGCCGGCGTCCATGCGGCCATGATGGTGCACCCCGCGCCGATGGACGTCGTCGAGCAGCCGTTTCTCGCCTGCGCGCAGTTCGAGGTCCGGTACACGGGCAAGGAGGCGCACGCCTCCGCGTTCCCCGAGCGCGGCATCAACGCGGCCGACGCGCTCACCGTGGCGCAGACCGCGATCGGTTGTCTCCGCCAGCACATCCGCCAGACGGACCGCGTCCACGGCATCGTCACGCACGGCGGCGACGCGCCGAACATCGTGCCGGCGCATACCGCCGCGCACTACATCGTCCGCGCCCGGACGCTCGCCGAGCTCGACGAGATCCACGGCAAGGTCGTGCGCTGCTTCGAGGCGGGAGCGCTCGCCACGGGCTCCACGCTCGAGATCAAGGAGGATCACCTGCCGTACGCGGAGGTGAAGCCCGACGCCGACATCGCCGCCGCGTATCGCCGGAACGTGATCGCGCTCGGCCGCGTCCTCCCGGATCTCGGCCCGATGCTCGAGCGCATGGCGGGATCGACCGACATGGGCAACGTGTCGCTCGCGCTGCCGTCGATCCATCCGATGATCGGCATCGAGTCGCTGCCCGCGGTGAACCACCAGCCGGAGTTCACCGCGCACTGCGCGACGCCGGTCGCGGACCGCGCCGTCATGGACGGGGCGCTGGCGATGGCGTGGACGGCGATCGACCTCGCGAGCGATCCGGTGATGGTGGCGCGCCTGCGCGCGCCGCGCTGAGAGGCTGTGAAGAAATCCCCTCCCGTCGCCGGGCTTCAGAGCGCCGTCGCATCGCGGCGTCGCAAGTCCTCGGAATACCTTCCAGGTATTCCTGCGGGTTGCTCCTTGCGCTGCTCGGCGATCTTCGCCCGGCTCGGTCCGGGGATTTCTTCACAACCTCTGAGGACGCCGATGGCCCGCGGCGTCGCGTCCGTCACTCGACGTCCGGGACCATCAACGGCACTTCGAGCGCGCCCTCGGATCTCGCCACCACCACGGCCGCGGTGATGTCGCCGCTGACGTTGAGCACCGTGCGGCACATGTCGAGCAGGCGGTCCACGCCGAAGATGACGCCGATGCCTTCGGCCGGTACGCCGACCGTCACGAGGACCGGCACGATCAGGGGCAGCGAGCCGCCCGGGACTCCGGCGGTCCCCACCCCCGCGAGGATCGACATCAGCACCACGACCAGCTGCGACTGCAGGCTCAGCTCGACGCCGTAGAATTGGGCCA harbors:
- a CDS encoding M20 family metallopeptidase, whose translation is MDAKTGARERLETRREALIALSHRIHAHPEVGFEEERAAGWLCDDLAAAGFEVTRGVGELPTAFVARAGSGPLHVAFCAEYDALPGIGHACGHNMIAAMAVGAASAAARIADDVGLTVSVIGTPAEEGGGGKILLLDRGAFAGVHAAMMVHPAPMDVVEQPFLACAQFEVRYTGKEAHASAFPERGINAADALTVAQTAIGCLRQHIRQTDRVHGIVTHGGDAPNIVPAHTAAHYIVRARTLAELDEIHGKVVRCFEAGALATGSTLEIKEDHLPYAEVKPDADIAAAYRRNVIALGRVLPDLGPMLERMAGSTDMGNVSLALPSIHPMIGIESLPAVNHQPEFTAHCATPVADRAVMDGALAMAWTAIDLASDPVMVARLRAPR
- a CDS encoding cold-shock protein, which encodes MAIGHVKWFNPEKGFGFIRQENGEDVFVHYSAISGEGFRTLEEGQKVEFEITKGPKGLQASNVTKAA